The Taeniopygia guttata chromosome 1A, bTaeGut7.mat, whole genome shotgun sequence DNA window cctgcctcccattcccccatttctcccccttttccttcccctttccccccctttgctctctttcccctttccttctcctttccctcccttttccccttttccctccccgttccttccctttttccccttttcccaccccgttccttcccttttccctctcttttctccctctttcccccggaccttttccttcccctccccatttcccttccccctcccgGGGGTCTCTGCCCCTCGGGGCACCCCGGGGTCTCCCCCCAGTTCCCcaattcccctttttccccaggAAACGGGACAAGGGGAAGGCTCAGCcgccccccaagccccccaaagcccccaagGCGTCTCGGCGGCGGGAGAAGCCGCGGGTGCCCCCGGCCCAGGTAGGACTTTGGGGTTCTCCCCACGGGAATGGGGCCCCCCCGCTgcccccagaactgccccccagcccggggctggggTCCCCtcacccctgtgtcccccaggcccagcggcggcgcgggggcggccccggggcggccgAGGCGCGGTTCCAGGAGCTGGTGGAGAGGTACAAGAGGAAGATTTTGGGGAGCAACCCCCCCACGGCCCGGGGGGGCAAGTGGTTCGAGAGCTGAGGCTCCCCCAGCGCCCCAGAAcccccctggcaccccaaaaacccccggGGGTGCCGCGGGTCCCAAACCCCacgggggggttttgggggttttgctgCCCCCATGCGCtctgggggggggttggggggcacCCAGCCCTGGGTCCCCCCTGTTTCcccccaggatttgggggtgctcCCCCCCATGCCTCTGTGTCTTCCTGGGTTTtaataaaaatgggatttttgaggaaaatttgGCCTCTCGGTGCCATCCCCCACctcggggaccccaaaacaTCTCCCGTGGGGGCCCTAGGGAGGTGTGGTGGAGACCCCcgggggggattgggggggtcCTGTGAGTTTTGGAGgggtccccccgtgtcccccccaaCCTCGAGCCTCGGGTGGCCTCGGGCGTGACCCGGGGGTGCCGCTGCCCCACGGCcacccagggccacccagggcCACCCTGTCCCGGGGTGTCCCCACCGTGGAGCTGGGggggggacccgggggggccaTGGCAGCGCTGCAAGGGACAGAGTGACACTGTCAGTGACACCCGTGTGTGCCCCGTGGTGTCACCgtgcccccatccctgtcccccttGTCCCCCGCTCCTGGtctcccctgggctgggggtcGGGGTCACACCGGGCCGGGGGATGGCAAAGCCACCAGCGCGTCATCAGCTGCCACTGAGTCACCGGGGCCGTGTCCCCGCCTCACCGGGGCCGTGTCCCCACCCCACCGGGGCCGTGTCCCCGCCTCACTGGGCCCGGGGGACATCCCAGGGCCCCGCGGCCCTTGGCCCCGGCTGCCCCCGTGACACTGCGGATCCCGTTTTCAGGGGAGTCCCTTGTCCCCGTGTGGCCGCTGTCCAAAGGTCCCttgtccccaggggtgtcccttgtccccggggtgtcctttgtccccaggggtgtcccttGTCCCAGAGGTGTCCCttgtcccaggggtgtcccttGTCCCACGGGTGTCCCATTTTCCCAGAGTCATCAGAGACACGAGTGAGGCTGCTGGAAAAGGggctttaaattaaataaattaataataatagtaacagtagcaataataataataataataatagttataataataatagtaataaacaGTCACAGCAATGTAGAAAAAGGTGCCGGCAGCAGCTGGAGTCACCCCGGTGCCCGGGGCCGCTCGTGTGTCCCCGCTGAGGTCCCGGTCCTGTCTGTGGGTCCTGACGAGGCCCCGCGGGGGTCCCGGGCTGTCCGTGtgggcccgggggtcccgggggtccctaACACGCGGGGACCCCCTCGAGGCAGGCGGCGACCCCGTCCAGGCAGCGGCGGAGCCGCGCCAGGGCCACCCCGGCCACGGTGTGCGGAGCCTCGGccagcggggcggggggcggcgggcgggggtcgCGGGGCGGGGGGCAGCCCAGCAGGGtctccagcagggccagcaggctGCGCAGGTTCTCCAGGTCGTTGGCCACCTGGGCCAGGCGCGGGTCGGGCCCGGGCAGGGCCCCCAGGAGCCGCTGGAAGAGCTGCAGCCGCTGGgcggcccagcccagccccggcggGACCCCCCCCTCCGGGACCCCCTCCGGGACCCCCTCCAGCCCGCTGAGGCGCAGGGTCAGCGGGAAcagctggggggcacagggggggtCAGCGCCGCCGGCCTCCCCGGGGACCCCACCGTGGGGCACAGAGCCCCCCCAGCATGGCTGTCCCTCCTTGGGGACCCCCAACCCTCGGGGTGCTCCTAGaccccatccctgggggtgcAGACCCCTCCAGaccccatccctgggggtgcagacccccaaacccctccagagCCCATCCCTGGGGGCGCAGACCCCTCCAGACCCCATCCCTGGGGGCACAGACCCCTCCAGagcccatccctgggggtgcagacccccaaaccccgccAGAGCCCATCCCTGGGGGCACAGACCCCCAGAGCCCATCCCTGGGGGCGCAGACCCCCCAGAGCCCATCCCTGGGGGCGCAGACCCCCCAGagcccatccctgggggtgcagacccccaaaccccgccAGACCAAATCCCTGGGGGTGCAGACCCCCAGACCCCATCCCTGGGGGCCCCCAAATCTGGGCATGGGATCCCCCCCATGGAAGACGCCCCCGGGGACCCCACCCCACTTTGGAGAACAGGATCCCCCCGTACTGAGGAGCAGCCCCCGAGTCTGGGGAACGTCCCCCCGGTCTGGGGGTCCCCCCGGTCCCTCCGGGGGTGTCCCGGCTGTGTCCCAGCCCccctccccggtgtccccgcggtCCCCGGGCCGGGgtcacctggagctgctgcaggcgCGTGCTGAGGGTCCGGGTCAGGGCCCGCGCGTCCGCTCGGAGCCCCTCGAGCCGCACGGGGcgacccccgcccgccgccgcccccaggcacagcagcccccACAGCGACACGCCGGGACACCGCATCCCGCCGCCTCTGGGAGGGGACACGCGTGTCACCGCTACCCCCGGCACGCTGCGGGATGGCCGGTGTCACCAGGGACGGGGCAGGGGACGTGCGGGAAGCGGCGCCCGCGGCACACGGGCTCCGGAGCCCTCGTCACCGTGTCGCGGTGCCACCGTGTCCCCGCCGGGAGCCCTTTGGCACCCGCCACCCGCGACACGGCCGTGACCACGGGGTGGGCCTTGGGGTCCCAGCGttgtgtcacctccctggggaCCCCCTGCCCCCGGTGGTGAGGGAGGGACACTGGGGTCACCTTGTCACCCACAGCTTGGGATAGGGGGACGTGGGTGACACAGGAACGGGGGGACACGCAGGACAGAACACGGAGGACACGGGTGACACAAATGGGACACGCAGGTGGAGGGGACACGGaggacacagtgacacaggaaCGGGGGGACATGGAgcgggggggacacagggatgcgGGAACACCGGGGTGTGGCGGTGGCACCGGGGAAAGCGAGGGGACAGGGTGACAGTGCCACTCACCGGAGCCTCGCACGCACTCGCTGCGCCTGGAACGAGACGGGGCCGCTGATGGAGGGACACGGCgaccccccagtgccaccaccccacCGGCCGGGCCGGAGAGGGCCCGTGGTCCCTTGGGTcagccccggtgtccccgcgggGCCGAGGGACACGGCCGGTGGCGCTGCCACCACCTCGGGGACAGCAGGGGCCGGGGgcacaaggacagggacaaggaggTGCCCAGACCCCGCGGGGGCTTCGGGGGCCCGGGACAGCGTCCCCACAGCTCTTCTGGgggtgggggacactggggtccCCCCGCGGCTGCACCCGCAGTGACCCCGCGGTGAGGGGACCGGGGGATGTCCcggggagggggtcccggggaggggGTTGGGGATGTCCCTGAGCAGGGTGTCCCTCTGGGGGGGCTGGGGTGTCCCTCTGGGGGTTGGGGGTCCCGGTCcgaggggtctggggggggtcccggtccGGGGGTCTGGAGGGTCGGGCTCACCTGGTGGTCCCGCGGGTCCCGTCGGTGGCGGCGGTGGCTCCATCGCGCCGCTCCCGTTTATAgcgcggggccgctcccgccccgccgcccccccgcgTGTCCGGGCCGCGTCCGgccgggggggcccgggggggccGGGATGTCCCGGGGGGAGCCGGGGGAGCCGGGATGCCCCGGGCCGGGGGGGGGCCGGGatgtcccgggccgggccgggggggccGGGATGTCCCGGAGGGGACCGGGGGACTGGGatgtcccgggccgggccgggggtccCGGAGCGGGAGGAGcgcggggggtcccggggcgagctggggacaccgggacggccgcgggggggtcccggggacaCGCGAGCActgggggggcccgggggggtcccggctCCCCACTCCCCCCGCGGTCCCGACCCCCCGCGCATACGTGCCCAGGTGAGCGCAGCCCCGCGCGTGGCGGTGACACGTCCCCCGCGCGCCGTGACCGCGCACACGcgcccgtgtccccccgtgccccccccgtgtccccgtgcccccccTCTGTATCCCCCTTTGTCCCCCCGTGTCCGCGCCCACGCTCCCGTGTCCCCCCGCCGTGTCCCTCATGTCCCCCCACGCGTGTCCTGCCAGTCTCCCCCGCGTCCCTCATGTCCCCTCCTCGTCCCCCCGCGTCCCCCCGTCCCCGCGTGGCACTCACACACCCGGCGCAGGATGGGGACAGAACAGGGACAGCAGCGatgtccccggggtgtccccgggAGCCCCCAGACCCGTGTCCCCCCCACCCGGGACACCGCCGGGGTGACACGGGGGGAGGGGGCTCTCTCGGGGGCACGGGCGTCCCCCACACTGTCACTGGGGACAAAAGCGGTTCCTGTCCCCGCCACCCGTCCCTGTCACCCCCCGgcccggggtgtccccaaacTGCGTCCCCGTGGGGTCCCCGGCGGGGCTGTCCCCGCGCTGGTGACGCCGGAGCTGGTGCCACCACGGTGGTGACACTCGGCCAACACTGCGGTGGCCCTTCCGGGAAGGCGGGCGGTGACACGGGTGACACCAGTGCCCGGCAGCCGCTGGGGACACGCGGAGCGCCCCGCGGCCAGCACGGTGACCTGGCTGACGTCACgcgtgtcccctccctcccagcgGGCACCCCGCGTGTCCCGGGCCCCGTCCTCTCTGCCAGCACCCCTCGTGTCCCCAGATCTTGTCCCAGagccctgtccccactgtcactcgtgtccccatccctgtccccgtccccaccGCCGAGCGCCAGCGGGGCTGGCACGGCCACCGGGAGCCCTTCGGCCCCTCCCGCGGCACTGGGCAGCGATGGGcacccaaactgggagcactggggaccTGTTGTGCCCCCCCGGcacccccagtgtcacctctCCCCAACgccggggtgtccccagtgtcaccccccGGAGGTCCCCGAGCGTGCCAGGAGCAGTGGTGGCCTCGTGGCCCCATTTCtgctgtcccccctgtccccgctgcccccaccctgtccccgctgtcccccggctgtcccccctgtccccactgtcccctggctgtccccgctgtcccctggtgtccccaaagccccccacTCACCTGGGGTCCCCGCGGCCCCGCTGGCTCGCCGCCCCGCGGATGCTTTTTGGGGTAAGGGCTTCCTGGCTGGGGAGGGACAGCAAGCCCAGACCGCAAAAAGACCCgagagggacagggacggtGGCCCCGCGGTGGCCCCGCGGTGACAGGGAGCGGGTGACAAGGAGGGACGATGACGGGGACACGCGGAGCCCCCGGGGACGGGGCTGTGGTGGGACACGGCCCCCGTGCCCCGAGGTCcccaccagccccaggctgtcccctgcgctgggggacaggggacactgccACCCCTGTGTGCCACCCCAGTGTGCCGCTCCCCACGTGCCACATGTCACCTGCCATGTGCCACCCGTCACGTGCGCactgctgtggcactgctgccccTGAGATGtggcacagagggacagggacgtGGCACAGAGGGACACGGACGTGGCACAGTGACATGGATGTGGCACAGAGTGGCATGGATGTGGCACAGAGTGACAGGGACATGGCACAGAGTGGCATGGATGtggcacagagggacagggacgtGGCACAGAGTGACAGGGACATGGCACAGAGTGGCATGGATATGGCACAGAGTGGCATGGATGTGGCACAGTGACATGGATGTGGCACAGAGTGGCAGGGACATGGGCACAGAGTGACGTGGATGTGGCACAGAGTGACATGGATGTGGCACAGAGTGACATGCACATGGCACAGAGTGACATGGATGTGGCACAGTGACATGGATGTGGCACAGTGACATGCACATGGCACAGAGTGACGTGGATGTGGCACAGACCCATGGGGACACGGCGCAGAGCGATGGTGACATTGCACAGAGGGAGGTGACACGGCACAGAGCAACACTGATGTGACACAGAGCGATGGGGACACAGAACAGACACTGGGATGTGGCACAGAGTGACATTAATGTGGCACAGGGTGACATTAGGGACGTGGCACAGAGCGATGGTGGCACAGGACAGAGCAGTGTCACCAACTCCTACCAGCACatcctgggtgtccccaggctcCTGTCCCTCAGCCACCAGAGCACCCGGGGGTGGCAGGAGGCCACCAGAGGAGCCAATGCTCGGTGTCACCAACAGGGCCGGTGCTCGGTGTCACCAGAGGAGCCGGTGGTTGGTGTCACCTCAGGGGTGCTCGGTGTCACCTCGGGGTGCTCGGTGTCACCTCAAGGGTGCTCGGTGTCACCGCAGCTGCCGGGTCtgtctgtccccagcactgcagggacgTGGCCGTGGCCGATCCCCGGTGGCATTGGCTGGGTGGCAGTGCCCGCAGTCCGGGGTGTCCGCGCCGTGTCCCGGGGCCGGTGACAGAAGCTCGAAGCTCCATGGCCGGGCAGTGGCTCGGTGGCCCCACGGCCGCTCCGTGGTTCTGCGGATGGTCACTGTCCCCGTGGCCAGTCCGTGGCGATGTCCCCAGCTCGGGGTCCTGGTGGCAGGGGTGTCCCTGAGGGCCTTTGTGGgatcccagggcagctccagggctggtgCCACCTGAGGTGCCACCCCAGGGACAGCGGGAAGCAGCTCCGAGGCCACCACCGGGCAGGTGGCACCTCACCGACGTCACCTGGGCCCGGGCCGAGGTGCCACCATCACCTGCCAGCAGTGAAcgtgtccctgctccagcccacgTCATCCCCACCCCGTGATCCTGCTCCACCcgtgtccctgctcccctcccgtgtccccgGCCCCgtcccttgtccctgtccccaccccatgTCCAcatgtccatgtccctgtccccatcccacatctccatctccatctctgtccccatccatgtccctgtccccatcacagtgggtccctgtccccatcgcACATCCCCAgctcatccctgtccccatccctgtccccgtccctgtccccatccctatccctgtccccaccacaggtccccatccctgtccctgtccctgtccccgtccctgtccccatccctgtcccttgtccctgtccctgtcccccccgcAGCCCCGACACGCCGGTGACAGGGACGGTGACACTTTGGTGGCTGCCACCCCATCGCTGTCACCCCCCGGACCAGCTGGGGGGACACGGCCAAGGCCACCGCTCCCCTGTCACCCCCAATGCTGGGGGGACATCCCTGTCACCCCCCGCTCTCCAGGGAGCCCTGTCTGGGGGGAtgaagggacagaggggacatcccttggtggctgtgccagcggggacctgggggtgcttCCCCCTCACGCGGGGGTCCCCCGCAGCTTGggaggggttcaaaggggacagggggggacaCAGAGGGTCCTTGAGCGGCACCCGCGGGTGACCGCGAGGGGACAGTGACGGTGGCAGTGGCCGTGAGTGGCACAGACCTTTCCAGATCTCtgggcggttttggggtcctCTGCCGCCCCCCGGGGGGCGCGGTGTGACCCCCCCGTGGCAGCCGGAGCCGAGGgacccccggtgccccccgggacagaggggacatggggggggcagggaggggccGCGGGGATGTCACGGGGGGGCCCCGGTGGGGGTCggggggctgtgggtgcagggGGGACACCCCGGGGTCAGCCCacggggggtctgggggtgacACTCGGGGGTCCTGGGCCGTgggagaggggacacggccggggggggcggggctttgggggggggcagggggttCTTGTGGGAGCAGGGGGGTTcggggtctgggggggtctgggggttctGGGGGCGTTCCGGAGGTCCCGGGGCTCTgcgaggggtcccggggggctgcagagcggggccggcagCTCCCGGGGCGCTGGGACGGggctcgggggtcccggggggctctgGCGGGGCCCCCCCGTGCCGTGCTCGGGGCCGGCAGGGCGGGGGTCCCGGGATGCGGGGGGATCCCCGAGTTGTGGGGGGATCCCCGAGTTGTGGGGGGGGTTCCCCGGGTTGGGGGGGGATCCCCGGGTGggggggggctcccctcgggCAGGGTGGGgcggggggacagggggatcCCGACCGCCCCGCGCCCCTCGGTCCTACCTGAGCCGCGGCCGCGCTGCGCtgggggcggggcgcggggggtcccggggggtccggggggtcccggggggtcccgggggggtcccggggggtcccggggggggtcccgggggggtcccgggctCGGGGGGGCCCCGCGGCGGCCGCGCGCGCCCCGGCGGCGGCGCTTGACCCGCATTGACGTCACTGCGTCACCAGGGTTCCCCTGGAAACACGCGGGGCTAAAAATAgcccgggggggggggggcggggggggcggggcgggggcgggacccccccacacacaccccccaccccacaccccacccgCGTCCGCCGCCGCTCGGGGACACGCGACAGACCCAGAGCGGCCACCCCGCACCGGGAGGGACACCGcgcgggacaccgggacagcgACACCGGGACAGCGACACGGGGGGATGGACACGGGGAGACACGGGGGGATGGACACCGGGACACCCCGCAGGGGACACGGGCGGGCACGGGGACAACGACACGGGGACAGCGACACGGGGGGCACGACGCGGGTAAACACGgggggatggacacagggacagcgaCAAGAGGGGGCACCACTACCGGGGAAGGCGACAATCGGGGCACAAAGGGACAccgggacatggggacaccgggaggcAGGGCAAGGGGACAGTGCGGACAccgggacatggggacatgtgGGTGGTGGGACACCGCACGTCAGGatatggggacactgggacaccgGGACACAAGGACGTGGGGATACTGGACACCGGGaagtggggacactgggacatgcagacacggggacaccgggacattatggggacactgggacacggggacatgggggtaACTGGGCCACCGGGaagtggggacagtgggacagccgga harbors:
- the LEP gene encoding leptin precursor (The RefSeq protein has 1 substitution, 1 non-frameshifting indel compared to this genomic sequence), translated to MRCPGVSLWGLLCLGAAAGGGRPVRLEGLRADARALTRTLSTRLQQLQLFPLTLRLSGLEGVPEGVPEGVPEGGVPPGLGWAAQRLQLFQRLLGALPGPDPRLAQVANDLENLRSLLALLGTLLGCPPPRDPRPPPPAPLAEAPHTVAGVALARLRRCLDGVAACLEGVPAC